The proteins below come from a single Agrobacterium vitis genomic window:
- a CDS encoding DUF192 domain-containing protein has product MLVFSRSAFWALFFYIALSLSPALAEQFLKGPAVIQTPTGQQLRLKMEYAISVAQREQGLMGRTKLGPNDGMVFDFGDSRNVVMWMKNTPLPLDMLFIDEKGVVTGVAARTKPYSEDLIPSPGPVRYVIELNGGRAQALGIGPGSMVIQGIAPPP; this is encoded by the coding sequence ATGCTGGTTTTTTCTAGAAGCGCCTTTTGGGCGCTTTTTTTCTATATTGCACTCTCGCTATCCCCGGCTCTGGCTGAGCAATTTCTCAAAGGGCCAGCTGTCATTCAGACACCGACCGGTCAGCAGCTTCGTCTGAAGATGGAATACGCGATCTCCGTTGCACAACGCGAGCAGGGCCTGATGGGCCGTACCAAGCTTGGCCCGAATGATGGCATGGTTTTCGATTTTGGCGACAGCCGCAATGTGGTGATGTGGATGAAAAACACGCCTTTACCGCTGGATATGCTGTTTATTGATGAAAAAGGCGTGGTGACCGGTGTTGCGGCGCGTACAAAACCCTATTCCGAGGACTTGATACCTTCGCCGGGTCCGGTTCGCTATGTGATTGAACTGAACGGTGGGCGGGCACAGGCGCTGGGGATCGGTCCCGGCAGCATGGTAATACAGGGAATTGCACCCCCTCCATAA
- a CDS encoding ETC complex I subunit → MSAKIYRPAKTAMQSGKAKTHLWVLEFDASEPRTIDPMMGYTSSGDMLQQVKLTFETQELAEAYAQRNGIDYRVIQPKEPRRQSVSYTDNFRFSRLQPWTH, encoded by the coding sequence ATGTCCGCTAAGATTTACCGTCCTGCAAAAACAGCCATGCAATCTGGAAAAGCAAAGACCCATCTATGGGTTCTTGAATTCGATGCATCCGAACCTCGGACGATCGACCCGATGATGGGCTATACAAGCTCCGGCGACATGCTCCAGCAGGTCAAGCTGACGTTTGAAACGCAGGAATTGGCCGAAGCCTACGCTCAGCGCAATGGAATCGATTACCGCGTCATCCAGCCAAAGGAACCACGCCGCCAGTCGGTTTCCTACACAGACAATTTCCGCTTCAGCCGCCTGCAGCCCTGGACGCATTAA
- the gloA gene encoding lactoylglutathione lyase produces MRYLHTMVRVKDVDASLKFYCELFGMSEVRRIDNEKGRFTLIFLAADEDKAKASQDMAPCLELTYNWDAEDYAGGRNFGHLAYEVDDIYAICQKLMDNGVTINRPPRDGHMAFVRSPDGISIEILQKNGALAPTEPWLSMPNTGTW; encoded by the coding sequence ATGCGCTATCTTCACACAATGGTCAGGGTCAAGGATGTCGACGCCTCCCTGAAATTCTATTGCGAATTGTTCGGCATGAGCGAGGTTCGCCGAATCGACAATGAAAAGGGCCGTTTCACGCTGATTTTCCTTGCCGCCGACGAAGACAAGGCCAAAGCCAGCCAGGACATGGCCCCTTGTCTAGAGCTGACCTATAATTGGGATGCCGAAGACTATGCGGGTGGGCGCAATTTCGGCCATCTTGCCTATGAAGTGGATGACATCTACGCCATTTGCCAGAAGCTGATGGATAATGGCGTGACGATCAACCGCCCGCCCCGCGATGGCCATATGGCGTTCGTGCGCTCTCCAGACGGTATTTCCATCGAAATCCTCCAGAAAAACGGCGCATTGGCACCAACAGAGCCTTGGCTCTCCATGCCCAATACCGGCACCTGGTAG
- the mfd gene encoding transcription-repair coupling factor gives MISLFDAKKTAAAASAVTLSPVPDGMDAFLVAELARQGRPVAYLLSDSSRMNDIEQMLGFCAPDIPVLTLPAWDCLPYDRVSPSADISARRLSALSGLIAHARKPHPGIVLVTANAMLQKLAPADVIESLSFSARPGNQVKMDDIAARLSRNGFERVDTVREVGEFAVRGGILDVFVPGSEEPVRLDFFGDTLESIRSFDPASQRTIGQVRSLDLNPMSEVTLTPESISRFRKNYLSLFGAATRDDALYTAVSEGRRYAGMEHWMPLFHEKLETVFDYLTDFRVVLDHTVRESAEERGKLIRDYYEARLNSATPGKGHLAQGTPYKPIPPEYLYLGAAEFAKKLEALNPIRLTPFAEPDSEGRKIVELSARSGPRWAKLAAQESSETKADGEAQRVNVFTQAVKYISDKRASGSKVLITGWSEGSLDRLLQVLNEHGLERLKPLTALKDLDQLGKGHAATAVLALEGGFEAGELVVVGEQDILGDRMVRRSKRRKRAADFISEVAGLDEGSIVVHAEHGIGRFIGLRTIQAAGSQHACLELQYADEAKLFLPVENIELLSRYGSEGSEAQLDKLGGGAWQMRKAKLKKRLLDMAGGLIRIAAERMMRSAPVLATTEGFYDEFAARFPYEETEDQMNAIEAVRGDLAAGRPMDRLICGDVGFGKTEVALRAAFVAAMNGIQVAVVVPTTLLARQHFKTFSERFRGLPIRIQQASRLVGTKELNLVKKEVAEGKTDIVVGTHALLGSGIKFANLGLLVIDEEQHFGVKHKERLKELKSDVHVLTLSATPIPRTLQLAMTGVRELSLITTPPVDRMAVRTFISPFDPLVIRETLMREHYRGGQSFYVCPRLADLADIKAFLESDVPELKVAIAHGQMAAGELEDIMNAFYEGRYDVLLSTTIVESGLDVPTANTLIVHRADMFGLAQLYQIRGRVGRSKVRAFALLTLPVNKVLTTSAERRLKVLQSLDTLGAGFQLASHDLDIRGAGNLLGEEQSGHIKEVGFELYQQMLEEAVAEVKGEDEVVDSGWSPQIQVGTSVMIPDEYVPDLHLRLGLYRRLGDLTELTDIDGFGAELIDRFGPLPAEVQNLLKVVYVKALCRKANVEKLEAGPKGVVVQFRNKLFPNPAALVGFIAKQGSMAKIRPDHSVFLTRDLPTPEKRLAGAATIMAQLAELAKVK, from the coding sequence ATGATTTCCCTGTTTGATGCAAAGAAGACGGCAGCGGCTGCGTCCGCTGTCACCCTCTCGCCTGTGCCTGATGGCATGGACGCTTTTCTGGTGGCGGAACTGGCGCGGCAGGGCAGGCCTGTCGCCTATCTTCTATCGGATTCCAGCCGGATGAACGATATCGAGCAGATGCTCGGCTTCTGTGCGCCTGATATTCCGGTGCTGACCTTGCCCGCCTGGGATTGTCTGCCCTATGACCGGGTTTCGCCCAGCGCCGATATTTCCGCCCGCAGGCTTTCGGCGCTTTCGGGGCTGATTGCCCATGCGCGAAAGCCGCATCCGGGCATCGTCCTCGTTACCGCCAATGCGATGTTGCAAAAGCTGGCACCGGCTGATGTTATTGAAAGCCTGTCCTTTTCGGCCCGTCCCGGCAATCAGGTGAAGATGGACGACATTGCCGCCCGCTTGTCGCGTAATGGTTTTGAGCGCGTCGATACGGTGCGCGAAGTTGGTGAATTTGCGGTGCGTGGCGGTATTCTTGACGTGTTCGTGCCGGGCTCTGAGGAGCCGGTGCGGCTGGATTTCTTTGGCGATACGCTGGAAAGCATCCGCAGTTTCGATCCGGCCAGCCAGCGCACCATCGGTCAGGTCCGCTCACTGGACCTCAACCCGATGAGCGAAGTGACGTTGACGCCGGAAAGCATCAGCCGGTTTCGCAAGAATTACCTGTCGCTGTTTGGCGCGGCCACCCGCGACGATGCGCTGTACACCGCCGTGTCCGAAGGACGCCGTTATGCAGGCATGGAACACTGGATGCCGCTGTTTCATGAAAAGCTGGAGACGGTGTTCGATTATCTCACCGATTTCCGCGTGGTGCTCGACCATACGGTGCGCGAATCCGCCGAGGAACGCGGCAAGCTGATCCGCGACTATTATGAGGCGCGTTTGAACAGCGCGACACCCGGCAAGGGTCATCTGGCCCAGGGCACGCCTTATAAACCGATACCGCCGGAATATCTCTATCTGGGGGCGGCGGAATTTGCCAAGAAGCTTGAAGCGCTCAACCCGATCCGGCTGACGCCGTTTGCCGAACCGGATAGCGAAGGCCGCAAGATTGTCGAACTCTCCGCCCGCTCCGGCCCGCGCTGGGCGAAGCTGGCTGCGCAGGAAAGCAGCGAGACCAAGGCTGATGGCGAGGCGCAACGGGTCAATGTCTTTACCCAGGCAGTAAAATATATTTCCGACAAGCGGGCTTCCGGCTCCAAGGTGCTGATTACCGGCTGGTCGGAAGGTTCACTCGACCGGCTGTTGCAGGTGTTGAACGAGCACGGGCTGGAGCGGCTAAAGCCTCTTACTGCCCTGAAGGATCTCGATCAGCTTGGCAAGGGTCATGCGGCAACCGCCGTCCTGGCGCTTGAGGGCGGGTTCGAGGCGGGCGAACTCGTGGTGGTCGGCGAGCAGGATATCCTCGGCGACCGCATGGTGCGCCGGTCCAAGCGTCGCAAGCGGGCAGCCGATTTTATTTCGGAAGTGGCCGGGCTGGATGAAGGCTCTATCGTTGTTCATGCAGAGCATGGCATTGGCCGGTTTATCGGATTGCGCACCATTCAGGCGGCAGGCAGTCAGCATGCCTGCCTGGAACTGCAATATGCCGATGAGGCCAAGCTGTTCCTGCCGGTCGAAAATATCGAGCTTCTGTCGCGCTACGGCTCGGAAGGCAGCGAAGCGCAACTGGACAAGCTGGGCGGCGGCGCCTGGCAGATGCGCAAGGCCAAGCTGAAGAAACGCCTGCTGGATATGGCAGGCGGGCTGATCCGCATCGCCGCCGAGCGGATGATGCGGTCCGCACCGGTGCTGGCCACGACTGAAGGCTTCTACGACGAATTTGCCGCGCGGTTCCCTTATGAGGAAACCGAGGACCAGATGAATGCCATCGAGGCGGTGCGCGGCGATCTGGCTGCCGGACGTCCAATGGACCGGCTGATCTGCGGTGATGTCGGCTTCGGCAAGACGGAAGTGGCGCTGCGCGCCGCCTTCGTGGCAGCGATGAACGGTATTCAGGTGGCGGTCGTGGTTCCGACCACGCTGCTTGCCCGCCAGCATTTCAAAACATTTTCCGAACGGTTTCGCGGTCTGCCAATCCGCATCCAGCAGGCCTCGCGGCTGGTCGGTACCAAGGAGCTGAACCTGGTCAAGAAGGAAGTGGCCGAGGGCAAGACGGATATTGTCGTCGGCACCCATGCTCTTCTGGGGTCGGGCATCAAATTCGCCAATCTTGGCCTGCTGGTGATCGATGAAGAGCAGCATTTCGGAGTCAAACACAAGGAACGGCTGAAAGAGTTGAAGAGCGATGTGCATGTGCTGACGCTGTCGGCGACGCCCATTCCGCGCACCTTGCAACTGGCGATGACCGGGGTCCGCGAATTGTCGCTGATCACCACGCCGCCAGTGGACCGTATGGCGGTTCGCACCTTCATTTCGCCCTTCGATCCGCTGGTGATCCGTGAAACGCTGATGCGCGAACATTATCGCGGCGGCCAGAGCTTCTATGTTTGCCCCCGTCTGGCGGATCTTGCCGATATCAAGGCATTTCTGGAGTCGGATGTGCCTGAGCTGAAAGTGGCGATTGCCCATGGCCAGATGGCGGCGGGCGAGCTGGAAGACATCATGAACGCCTTCTATGAGGGCCGATACGATGTTCTGCTTTCCACCACCATCGTCGAATCCGGGCTGGATGTGCCGACCGCGAATACTCTCATTGTCCACCGCGCCGATATGTTCGGCCTTGCCCAGCTCTACCAGATCCGGGGCCGGGTCGGCCGCTCCAAGGTGCGGGCCTTCGCGCTGCTGACCCTGCCGGTCAACAAGGTACTGACGACCAGCGCCGAACGGCGGCTGAAAGTGCTGCAATCGCTGGATACGCTGGGCGCGGGCTTCCAGCTCGCCAGCCACGATCTCGACATTCGCGGCGCTGGCAATTTGCTGGGCGAGGAACAATCCGGCCACATCAAGGAAGTCGGCTTCGAGCTTTACCAGCAAATGCTGGAGGAGGCCGTGGCCGAGGTGAAGGGCGAGGACGAGGTCGTCGATAGCGGCTGGTCGCCGCAAATCCAGGTCGGCACTTCGGTGATGATCCCCGACGAATACGTGCCGGACCTGCATCTGCGTCTTGGCCTGTATCGCCGTCTGGGCGACTTGACCGAATTGACCGATATCGATGGCTTCGGCGCCGAGTTGATCGACCGATTCGGACCGCTGCCCGCAGAAGTGCAGAATCTGTTGAAGGTCGTTTACGTCAAGGCGCTGTGCCGCAAGGCTAATGTTGAAAAGCTGGAAGCCGGACCGAAGGGCGTGGTGGTCCAGTTCCGCAACAAACTGTTCCCCAACCCGGCAGCCTTGGTTGGCTTCATCGCCAAACAGGGCAGCATGGCCAAGATCCGTCCCGACCACAGTGTGTTCCTGACCCGCGATCTGCCAACGCCGGAGAAACGGCTGGCGGGTGCGGCGACCATCATGGCGCAATTGGCGGAACTGGCCAAGGTTAAGTGA
- the recG gene encoding ATP-dependent DNA helicase RecG: protein MRPSLLDPLFASVSILPGVGPKLAQLLASLLGREDAEDARVVDLLFLSPHRLIDRRNQPGIARAPQGAIVTVTGRVDRHTPAPKENRNAPYRVFLHDETGELALTFFRAKGNWLEKALPVDEIITVSGKIDWFNGRPSMVHPDFMVKASEAAAMPLVEPVYPLTAGLSPKVLKKAIDHAVERLPDFAEWIDPALVTKQVFDAVKPSFERLHSPRDEKDVDPQAPARRRLAYDEFLAGQVSLALVRQRLRKVAGTPVRATGELSGKILAALPFTPTNSQKDAVADILKDMESDSRMLRLVQGDVGVGKTLVALLAMAAVVENGGQAVLMAPTEILARQHHATLSKMAAAAGIAVDVLTGRTKGREREAVLERIASGAAQIVIGTHALFQDSVNYHNLMLAVVDEQHRFGVHQRLRLTAKGVSPHMLVMTATPIPRTLVLAAFGDMDVSKLTEKPAGRKPIQTVTVPVERIGDIVDRLQAAIASGKKAYWICPLVEETEESELMSVEERFEVLKTCLKAPIGLVHGRMKGEEKDAAMLAFKSGETRLLVATTVVEVGVDVPDATIMVIEHAERFGLAQLHQLRGRVGRGAEASSCILLYKGPLGETGKARLSILRDSEDGFLIAEEDLKLRGEGELLGTRQSGTPGFRIASLEHHADLLEIARKDAAYLLERDPDLTSARGEAVRTLLYLHRRDEAVRFLRAG from the coding sequence ATGCGTCCATCCCTGCTCGATCCCCTGTTTGCCTCCGTTTCCATCCTGCCGGGCGTTGGTCCGAAGCTGGCGCAATTGCTGGCGAGCCTGCTGGGCCGCGAAGATGCCGAGGACGCCCGCGTCGTCGATCTGCTGTTCTTAAGCCCGCATCGCCTGATCGACCGGCGCAATCAGCCAGGAATTGCCCGTGCTCCGCAAGGCGCCATCGTCACCGTGACGGGCCGGGTTGATCGCCACACGCCTGCGCCTAAGGAAAATCGCAACGCGCCCTACCGGGTTTTCCTGCATGACGAGACCGGTGAATTAGCGCTGACATTCTTTCGCGCCAAGGGCAATTGGCTGGAAAAAGCCTTGCCGGTCGATGAGATCATCACGGTTTCGGGAAAAATCGACTGGTTCAATGGCCGCCCCTCGATGGTCCACCCGGATTTTATGGTCAAGGCCAGCGAGGCGGCAGCCATGCCGCTGGTCGAGCCGGTCTATCCGCTAACGGCGGGCCTTTCGCCGAAAGTGCTGAAAAAGGCAATCGACCACGCGGTGGAGCGCCTGCCGGACTTTGCCGAATGGATTGATCCGGCACTGGTGACAAAACAGGTTTTCGACGCTGTCAAACCAAGTTTTGAGCGTTTGCACAGCCCCCGCGACGAAAAGGATGTGGACCCGCAGGCCCCGGCCCGGCGCAGGCTGGCCTATGATGAATTTCTGGCGGGCCAGGTCTCTCTGGCACTGGTGCGTCAACGCTTGCGCAAGGTGGCGGGAACACCGGTTCGCGCCACGGGCGAGTTGAGCGGAAAAATCCTTGCCGCCCTGCCCTTTACCCCCACCAACAGCCAGAAGGACGCTGTTGCCGATATCTTGAAAGATATGGAAAGCGATAGCCGCATGTTGCGCCTGGTGCAGGGCGATGTCGGCGTGGGCAAGACGCTGGTGGCGCTGCTGGCAATGGCGGCTGTGGTGGAAAACGGCGGCCAGGCCGTGCTGATGGCGCCGACCGAAATTCTGGCGCGCCAACATCACGCCACGCTGTCAAAAATGGCGGCTGCTGCCGGAATTGCCGTCGATGTACTGACCGGACGCACCAAGGGCCGCGAGCGCGAAGCGGTGCTGGAGCGAATCGCCTCCGGCGCCGCGCAAATCGTCATCGGCACCCATGCACTGTTTCAGGATTCGGTCAATTATCACAATCTCATGCTGGCCGTGGTGGATGAGCAGCATCGCTTTGGTGTGCACCAGCGGCTGCGACTGACAGCCAAGGGCGTTTCGCCACACATGCTGGTCATGACCGCGACGCCCATTCCGCGCACGCTGGTTCTGGCCGCCTTCGGCGATATGGATGTCTCCAAGCTCACCGAGAAACCGGCGGGGCGCAAGCCGATCCAGACCGTGACCGTGCCGGTGGAGCGAATCGGCGATATCGTTGACCGGCTCCAGGCCGCGATTGCTTCCGGCAAGAAGGCCTATTGGATCTGCCCTCTGGTCGAAGAGACCGAGGAATCGGAACTGATGTCGGTGGAGGAGCGCTTCGAGGTGCTGAAAACCTGCCTCAAGGCGCCCATAGGCCTCGTGCATGGCCGCATGAAAGGCGAGGAAAAAGACGCCGCCATGCTGGCTTTCAAGAGCGGTGAAACACGGCTGCTGGTAGCAACCACAGTGGTGGAAGTCGGCGTGGACGTGCCGGACGCGACAATCATGGTGATCGAACATGCCGAACGCTTTGGCCTAGCGCAATTGCACCAGCTGCGCGGCCGGGTTGGGCGCGGCGCGGAAGCCTCCTCCTGCATTCTTCTTTATAAAGGCCCGCTGGGCGAAACCGGAAAGGCCCGCCTGTCAATCCTGCGCGACAGCGAGGATGGCTTCCTGATTGCCGAAGAAGACCTGAAACTGCGCGGCGAAGGCGAGTTGCTCGGTACCCGCCAATCCGGGACGCCCGGCTTTCGCATCGCCAGCCTGGAACACCACGCCGACCTCCTGGAAATCGCCCGCAAGGACGCCGCCTATCTGCTGGAACGCGACCCCGACCTGACTTCGGCACGCGGCGAGGCGGTGCGCACATTGCTCTACCTGCACCGCCGCGATGAGGCCGTCCGGTTCTTGCGGGCTGGATGA
- the recJ gene encoding single-stranded-DNA-specific exonuclease RecJ, whose amino-acid sequence MLEPADPIERAFLNVETSVSGQRWVSRLDQAGLNRSLAIAQVHGIPDLVARVLAGRGVAVADAQAFLDPTIRDLMPDPSSLTDGDKAADRLVAAIMRSERVAIFGDYDVDGAASSALLWRFLAHFGIEAEIYIPDRIFEGYGPNAGAIGQLIERGAQLIVTVDCGSTSHDALEEARRRGVDVVVIDHHQMGQDLPACLALVNPNRSDDLSGKGHLCAAGVVFMVLVGTLRKLREAGHGAARSLDLLAWLDLVALATVCDVVPLKGLNRAYVVKGLIAARHQQNAGLAALLKIAGIGGPVTPYHFGFLVGPRINAGGRIGDAALGSRLLTLDDAAEADEIAAQLDDLNRQRQAMEAQMLAEAEAEAMAEYGTGENAAVILTAREGWHPGIVGLLAARLKERFQRPAFAIAFDGSGKGTGSGRSIAGFDMGKMVRAAVDNGLLVKGGGHAMAAGLTVERGNLGKLRAFFDEQAQEKVMALSAIRALKIDGAVGASGATLALIDLLETAGPYGSGHSQPIFAIPAHRIRDSRLIGTSHVKVTLEAPDGSRIDGIAFRAKETPLGDLLLGRRGDAVHVAGCLGAELWQGTRRIQIRILDAAPAF is encoded by the coding sequence ATGCTTGAACCCGCTGACCCGATCGAACGCGCCTTTTTGAATGTCGAGACCTCGGTTAGCGGTCAGCGCTGGGTGTCTCGGCTGGATCAGGCCGGGTTGAACCGGTCGCTGGCGATTGCGCAGGTGCATGGCATCCCCGATCTGGTGGCGCGGGTGCTGGCCGGGCGGGGTGTGGCGGTTGCCGATGCGCAAGCCTTTCTCGATCCGACTATTCGCGATCTGATGCCCGACCCTTCCAGCCTGACCGATGGCGACAAGGCCGCCGACCGGCTGGTGGCGGCAATCATGCGCTCTGAGCGCGTGGCGATTTTTGGCGATTATGATGTCGATGGTGCTGCTTCGTCGGCGCTTTTGTGGCGGTTTCTTGCGCATTTTGGCATTGAGGCCGAAATCTATATCCCCGACCGGATTTTCGAAGGCTATGGCCCGAATGCTGGTGCCATCGGTCAGTTGATCGAGCGCGGCGCGCAATTGATCGTCACGGTGGATTGCGGCTCGACAAGCCACGATGCACTGGAGGAGGCCAGACGCCGAGGCGTGGATGTGGTGGTGATAGACCATCACCAGATGGGCCAGGATTTGCCCGCCTGTCTGGCATTGGTCAATCCCAACAGGAGCGACGATCTGTCAGGAAAGGGCCACCTCTGCGCGGCGGGCGTGGTGTTCATGGTGCTGGTGGGAACGCTGCGCAAGCTGCGCGAGGCTGGTCATGGTGCCGCTCGCTCGCTCGATCTGCTGGCCTGGCTTGATCTGGTGGCGCTGGCGACGGTCTGCGATGTCGTGCCGTTGAAAGGGTTGAACCGCGCCTATGTGGTGAAAGGCTTGATTGCCGCCCGCCATCAGCAAAATGCCGGTCTTGCAGCCCTTCTGAAGATCGCCGGGATTGGCGGCCCGGTGACGCCTTATCATTTTGGCTTCCTGGTTGGGCCAAGAATCAATGCCGGAGGCCGGATCGGCGATGCGGCGCTGGGCAGCCGGTTGCTGACGCTGGACGACGCTGCCGAGGCCGATGAAATCGCTGCCCAACTGGATGATCTGAACCGCCAACGTCAGGCGATGGAAGCGCAGATGCTGGCCGAGGCAGAAGCCGAGGCCATGGCGGAATATGGCACCGGCGAGAATGCCGCCGTGATTCTTACAGCCCGGGAAGGCTGGCATCCCGGCATTGTCGGGCTGCTGGCGGCCCGTCTTAAAGAGCGATTCCAACGGCCTGCCTTTGCCATTGCCTTCGATGGATCAGGCAAGGGGACAGGCTCCGGCCGGTCCATTGCCGGTTTCGACATGGGAAAGATGGTGCGTGCGGCGGTGGACAATGGCCTGCTGGTTAAGGGCGGCGGCCACGCGATGGCCGCAGGGCTGACGGTAGAGCGTGGCAATCTCGGCAAGTTGCGGGCGTTTTTTGATGAACAGGCGCAGGAAAAGGTCATGGCGCTTTCCGCCATCAGGGCCTTGAAGATCGATGGTGCGGTTGGCGCATCCGGTGCGACGCTTGCGTTGATCGACCTCTTGGAAACCGCCGGACCCTATGGTTCCGGCCATTCCCAGCCGATCTTTGCCATCCCAGCCCACCGCATTCGCGATTCTCGGCTGATTGGCACCAGCCACGTCAAGGTCACACTGGAAGCGCCGGATGGCAGCCGAATCGACGGCATTGCCTTTCGCGCCAAGGAAACACCGCTCGGTGATCTCCTGCTCGGCCGCCGAGGCGACGCCGTGCATGTCGCCGGCTGCCTTGGGGCAGAACTCTGGCAAGGCACGCGTCGTATCCAGATCCGAATTCTGGATGCAGCACCAGCGTTTTGA
- a CDS encoding cold-shock protein — protein sequence MADRISAKEFVEFSGLSEEPLDLVEITGVVKWFDVAKGFGFIVPDNGMQDVLLHVTCLRRDGYQTILEGTRIVALIHKRDRGYQAFRVLSMDQSTATHPSQMPPVRTHVQVTPSSGLERVLVKWFNRTKGFGFLTRGEGTEDIFVHMETLRRFGLTELRPGQTVLVRFGNGDKGLMAAEIHPDNPAPHVMAH from the coding sequence ATGGCGGATAGAATTTCAGCGAAAGAGTTCGTGGAATTCAGCGGGCTCTCGGAAGAGCCCCTGGATCTTGTCGAGATCACCGGTGTGGTGAAATGGTTCGACGTTGCCAAGGGTTTTGGCTTTATCGTACCGGATAATGGCATGCAGGACGTCTTGCTGCATGTGACCTGCCTGCGCCGGGACGGTTACCAGACCATCCTGGAAGGAACGCGGATCGTCGCGCTGATCCATAAGCGCGATCGGGGTTATCAGGCCTTCCGTGTTCTGTCGATGGACCAGTCGACGGCAACGCATCCCTCACAAATGCCGCCTGTGCGGACCCACGTTCAGGTGACGCCATCGAGTGGGTTGGAGCGGGTTCTGGTCAAATGGTTCAATCGCACCAAAGGCTTCGGCTTCCTGACGCGGGGCGAGGGCACCGAGGACATTTTCGTTCACATGGAAACGCTGCGTCGATTCGGCTTGACAGAATTGCGGCCCGGACAGACAGTGCTGGTACGCTTCGGCAATGGCGACAAAGGCCTGATGGCGGCAGAAATTCACCCGGATAACCCTGCGCCGCATGTTATGGCGCATTGA
- a CDS encoding succinate dehydrogenase assembly factor 2: protein MTGLVRSSADLDPRRRRILFRCWHRGIREMDLMLGQFAEAEISALNDAELDDLELIMAEEDNDLISWINGAAPVPVHMQIPLFDRIAATRPDFSPVDGLAIALSSRPDASAVTEK from the coding sequence ATGACTGGTCTGGTTCGCAGCAGCGCCGATCTCGATCCCCGCCGCAGGCGTATTCTGTTTCGCTGCTGGCATCGGGGTATCAGGGAGATGGACCTGATGCTCGGCCAGTTTGCTGAAGCCGAGATCAGTGCACTCAACGATGCTGAGCTGGATGATCTCGAACTGATCATGGCCGAAGAAGACAATGACCTGATCAGCTGGATCAATGGTGCTGCCCCTGTGCCTGTTCATATGCAGATTCCGTTGTTTGATCGCATTGCCGCCACACGACCTGATTTTTCGCCTGTCGATGGTTTGGCCATTGCATTGTCGTCCAGGCCTGATGCGAGTGCTGTGACCGAAAAATGA